Proteins encoded within one genomic window of Humulus lupulus chromosome 1, drHumLupu1.1, whole genome shotgun sequence:
- the LOC133797473 gene encoding probable LRR receptor-like serine/threonine-protein kinase At1g51810 isoform X1 — protein MSLSVFLFMLVTVPFLLALSQTGPTGYLLDCGADQSSGGGVTVNGLRYVTDEGFTSAGNITKLKQKDLVSILSTLRYFPDTSARKFCYSIPVIKGAKYLLKTTYYYGGFDGGNKPPVFDQIVDGTQWGVVETTEDYANGLSSFYEIIVLAMAKTLSVCLARNPETMSSPFISALEVEYLDDSLYNTTNFNKYALSTVARCSFGENHPIGFPDDKFNRIWQPFKGLNPVVISHYKVNPSEFWNVPPAKVFQNAITTSRGKRLQIQWPQMSLSTADYYVALYFQDNRTPSPYSWRVFDVLVNGKKFYGSLNVTTRGVTVYSSLWPLSGQTEIILIPGNEMPVGPVINAGEVLQILPLGGKTLSKDVVAMMDLATHLNNPPPDWSGDPCLPKENSWTGVTCSQGKFTRVVALNLTTKGLSGTLPPTIANLTALNHIWLGGNKLSGTIPEMWSLKDLRSLHLENNQFEGPVPKSLGQLPHLREIFLDNNNLDGQNSVTTQ, from the exons ATGTCTCTCTCCGTCTTTCTCTTTATGCTTGTCACCGTTCCTTTCCTCCTCGCTCTCTCTCAAACAGGCCCAACAG GTTATCTCTTAGATTGTGGCGCTGATCAATCTTCGGGTGGCGGAGTCACCGTGAATGGCTTGAGATACGTGACCGACGAAGGCTTTACCTCCGCCGGGAATATCACCAAGCTCAAACAGAAGGACCTGGTATCGATTCTCTCCACTCTTCGCTACTTCCCAGACACCTCTGCCCGCAAATTCTGCTACTCGATTCCGGTGATCAAAGGCGCCAAGTACCTTTTGAAGACGACCTATTACTATGGAGGATTCGACGGTGGGAATAAGCCGCCGGTGTTCGATCAGATCGTCGACGGCACCCAATGGGGTGTCGTTGAAACGACCGAGGACTACGCCAATGGGCTTAGCTCCTTCTACGAGATTATCGTTTTGGCCATGGCGAAGACGCTCAGTGTCTGCCTTGCTAGAAACCCGGAAACGATGTCGAGCCCATTCATCTCGGCTTTAGAGGTGGAGTACTTGGATGACTCGCTGTATAATACCACGAATTTTAACAAGTACGCGCTCAGTACCGTGGCCAGGTGTAGCTTCGGTGAAAATCATCCTATTGG CTTTCCAGATGACAAATTCAACCGGATATGGCAACCCTTCAAGGGCCTAAATCCCGTCGTGATTAGCCACTACAAAGTGAACCCTTCAGAATTCTGGAATGTCCCACCTGCAAAAGTATTCCAGAACGCCATTACAACCAGTCGAGGAAAGAGGCTGCAAATCCAGTGGCCACAAATGTCACTATCCACTGCTGACTACTACGTTGCCCTTTACTTCCAGGACAACAGGACGCCAAGCCCATATAGCTGGAGAGTCTTTGATGTCTTAGTAAATGGCAAAAAATTCTATGGTAGTCTTAATGTTACGACCAGAGGTGTGACGGTCTATTCCTCTCTGTGGCCACTATCTGGTCAGACCGAGATCATCTTGATTCCTGGTAATGAAATGCCTGTTGGACCCGTGATCAATGCTGGTGAAGTCCTGCAGATTCTGCCCCTTGGTGGAAAGACCCTCTCTAAAGATG TGGTGGCAATGATGGATTTGGCAACACACCTTAACAATCCGCCCCCAGATTGGAGTGGCGATCCTTGCTTGCCTAAGGAGAATTCATGGACTGGGGTTACATGTTCTCAAGGGAAATTTACTCGAGTTGTTGCTTT GAATTTAACCACCAAGGGACTGTCTGGAACTCTGCCTCCAACCATAGCAAATTTAACCGCACTCAATCATAT ATGGCTTGGGGGTAACAAACTCTCGGGCACCATTCCAGAAATGTGGTCACTAAAGGACTTGAGGAGTTT GCATTTGGAGAACAACCAGTTTGAAGGACCGGTTCCTAAGTCGTTGGGTCAACTTCCACATCTTCGTGAGAT ATTCCTTGATAATAACAATCTTGATGGCCAAAATTCTGTTACAACACAATAG
- the LOC133797473 gene encoding probable LRR receptor-like serine/threonine-protein kinase At1g51810 isoform X2, with protein sequence MSLSVFLFMLVTVPFLLALSQTGPTGYLLDCGADQSSGGGVTVNGLRYVTDEGFTSAGNITKLKQKDLVSILSTLRYFPDTSARKFCYSIPVIKGAKYLLKTTYYYGGFDGGNKPPVFDQIVDGTQWGVVETTEDYANGLSSFYEIIVLAMAKTLSVCLARNPETMSSPFISALEVEYLDDSLYNTTNFNKYALSTVARCSFGENHPIGFPDDKFNRIWQPFKGLNPVVISHYKVNPSEFWNVPPAKVFQNAITTSRGKRLQIQWPQMSLSTADYYVALYFQDNRTPSPYSWRVFDVLVNGKKFYGSLNVTTRGVTVYSSLWPLSGQTEIILIPGNEMPVGPVINAGEVLQILPLGGKTLSKDVVAMMDLATHLNNPPPDWSGDPCLPKENSWTGVTCSQGKFTRVVALNLTTKGLSGTLPPTIANLTALNHMHLENNQFEGPVPKSLGQLPHLREIFLDNNNLDGQNSVTTQ encoded by the exons ATGTCTCTCTCCGTCTTTCTCTTTATGCTTGTCACCGTTCCTTTCCTCCTCGCTCTCTCTCAAACAGGCCCAACAG GTTATCTCTTAGATTGTGGCGCTGATCAATCTTCGGGTGGCGGAGTCACCGTGAATGGCTTGAGATACGTGACCGACGAAGGCTTTACCTCCGCCGGGAATATCACCAAGCTCAAACAGAAGGACCTGGTATCGATTCTCTCCACTCTTCGCTACTTCCCAGACACCTCTGCCCGCAAATTCTGCTACTCGATTCCGGTGATCAAAGGCGCCAAGTACCTTTTGAAGACGACCTATTACTATGGAGGATTCGACGGTGGGAATAAGCCGCCGGTGTTCGATCAGATCGTCGACGGCACCCAATGGGGTGTCGTTGAAACGACCGAGGACTACGCCAATGGGCTTAGCTCCTTCTACGAGATTATCGTTTTGGCCATGGCGAAGACGCTCAGTGTCTGCCTTGCTAGAAACCCGGAAACGATGTCGAGCCCATTCATCTCGGCTTTAGAGGTGGAGTACTTGGATGACTCGCTGTATAATACCACGAATTTTAACAAGTACGCGCTCAGTACCGTGGCCAGGTGTAGCTTCGGTGAAAATCATCCTATTGG CTTTCCAGATGACAAATTCAACCGGATATGGCAACCCTTCAAGGGCCTAAATCCCGTCGTGATTAGCCACTACAAAGTGAACCCTTCAGAATTCTGGAATGTCCCACCTGCAAAAGTATTCCAGAACGCCATTACAACCAGTCGAGGAAAGAGGCTGCAAATCCAGTGGCCACAAATGTCACTATCCACTGCTGACTACTACGTTGCCCTTTACTTCCAGGACAACAGGACGCCAAGCCCATATAGCTGGAGAGTCTTTGATGTCTTAGTAAATGGCAAAAAATTCTATGGTAGTCTTAATGTTACGACCAGAGGTGTGACGGTCTATTCCTCTCTGTGGCCACTATCTGGTCAGACCGAGATCATCTTGATTCCTGGTAATGAAATGCCTGTTGGACCCGTGATCAATGCTGGTGAAGTCCTGCAGATTCTGCCCCTTGGTGGAAAGACCCTCTCTAAAGATG TGGTGGCAATGATGGATTTGGCAACACACCTTAACAATCCGCCCCCAGATTGGAGTGGCGATCCTTGCTTGCCTAAGGAGAATTCATGGACTGGGGTTACATGTTCTCAAGGGAAATTTACTCGAGTTGTTGCTTT GAATTTAACCACCAAGGGACTGTCTGGAACTCTGCCTCCAACCATAGCAAATTTAACCGCACTCAATCATAT GCATTTGGAGAACAACCAGTTTGAAGGACCGGTTCCTAAGTCGTTGGGTCAACTTCCACATCTTCGTGAGAT ATTCCTTGATAATAACAATCTTGATGGCCAAAATTCTGTTACAACACAATAG